TTATAATATGAACTTTTATATACCATATTTATCCATTGCCAGAGATACTTCTTCCCTGGCTATTTTCAGCCACTGAGTAAATCGTTCGGGATGGTTCTGACAGGTATGAGTGTCTTTGAGGACGATCTCCAGTACACATCCGTGTTCCAGTGCCGTCTCGACCGTATTCCGGAGGTATGACCGCACAAGTTCGGGTTGAAACTCTCCCACCAGATTAGCCGGCTGAGGTTTCCAGGAATATATATAATCCCCTTTCAGTTGTTCCGCACAACTCTTTACATCGGCCCAGGGAGAGATAGAAATACGCCGAAGATTCTCAATCTCAAATACATCGTCCATTTTATTGCTTAAGTCTTCACAGCATCCGTATCCGGATAGTGCAAAGGGTTTTAAAAGCTCCTTTTCATAGGGCAAGGCAAACTCAGCATGCTGCTCCGGTCCCACCTGAGCCAGTTCCTGAGACTCTGAGCTGGCCCACAGATGTATGGGAAGAACCTTGTCAGAAGGTTTCGATGCCGAATTTTCTACAGGGAGATACCCGTTCCCACCGGAACTGTGATAGGTCCCATCATTATTCAGCTCCAAAAGATCCTGTTCCAGATACTGCCTTAGAATCTGTTTATGGCCTTCACAAAGAATTGACATTGCATCGTGAAGCATCTCCGGATTAAGAAACATATCCATCATGACCTCTTCCAGTCCCCTCCATTTCGTATACTGACTCAGCAGATGATAATCGATTCTATTTACCCCTTTGACCTGAACGGGCAGGATACCGTCAAAAAGATTCTCCATCATTATTCTGTTATGTTCTGTTTCCTCTTCATTGAAATGAATGATGGGTGATTTAATTTTATTGAGATCTTTTGCATCAAATATGACTGGATCAAAGTGCCATGCCCCACGAGAATCGCTACTGTTTATTTCCCGGCCCTCAATGCCCCAACCGCTTGATTCAATCTTCTTGGGAACCTCCCAGAGAGCCTCAACAGGCTGATCATCAGACATGGTCTCATGATAATAAAGAGTCTGAAGAAGTGCCTCTTCAATATTTCTGAAGTCAGAATCCTCACAGTTGAGGGCACTTGCCGGAATTAATTCCTGCCACGAACCTTCGGGATATATTGATATTAATGGATGCAGTGACTGCAGAGAATTATGCTGTCTCCAGAGTTCCCTCTGTTCTTCCTGCCTTGGATCATCAGCTGCCGCTTTGACACGTTTAGCTAAATCTCTGATGATCTTTATATCCTTTTTATTCATTAGATCCTCCCTCTCGAGAAACAGGATACAATATGTAGAATTGAATCGCTTCCAATATTATTTACCGGAAGATTTTATACATGTATAATCATTGAATATGATAAAGGATCGGAAATACTTACAACCGGATTTAAAGCTTTTAGATATGTCCATTATAAAAGAACTTGGAATCAATAGCTCCCGTACTGCAAGAAACCTACCCTGGCACAAGAATAAGGGCTTTGAACTTACATATGCCTATAGCGGAGAATTTATCTGGGAAATCAGGAATGAAACAGAAATTCAATGGCTCAGGCTTTGTGGAGGAGATCTTGGACTGACTCCTCCCGAGGTCACCCATAGAGGGTATGACAGCCTGATTGGTCCGGGAGAGCTGCTCTATATTGTATTTGATCTTGAATCTGATGGAGCAGAAACATGTACTGGAATGACAAGTGAAGAATTGACAGAATTCAATAGACTCTGGAAAAAAATTGATAAGGGCACAGTCTCAATTGATTCCCGGACAAGATCATACTGTGTTGACCTTGCTGTGCTGCTGAAGGATTCAGGCAGGAGCAAGACTATTCTATTTATACAACATG
The sequence above is a segment of the Oceanispirochaeta sp. M1 genome. Coding sequences within it:
- a CDS encoding helix-turn-helix domain-containing protein; the encoded protein is MIKDRKYLQPDLKLLDMSIIKELGINSSRTARNLPWHKNKGFELTYAYSGEFIWEIRNETEIQWLRLCGGDLGLTPPEVTHRGYDSLIGPGELLYIVFDLESDGAETCTGMTSEELTEFNRLWKKIDKGTVSIDSRTRSYCVDLAVLLKDSGRSKTILFIQHEMRLLILQILIGSLSCFMNPQKQDESSPIKRACLFMEEHINKNLKIDQIADSSGLGKTRFYELFLKEKGLPPGDYFNQLRCQRACALLRETEKSITEIAFDCSYSSSQYFSSCIRKYTGCSPTEYREKHRLNYGSF